Proteins from a single region of Symphalangus syndactylus isolate Jambi chromosome 12, NHGRI_mSymSyn1-v2.1_pri, whole genome shotgun sequence:
- the PEF1 gene encoding peflin isoform X1: MASYPYRQGCPGAAGQAPGAPPGSYYPGPPNSGGQYGSGLPPGGGYGGPAPGGPYGPPAGGGPYGHPNPGMFPSGTPGGPYGGAAPGGPYGQPPPSSYGAQQPGLYGQGGTPPNVDPEAYSWFQSVDSDHSGYISMKELKQALVNCNWSSFNDETCLMMINMFDKTKSGRIDVYGFSALWKFIQQWRNLFQQYDRDHSGSISYTELQQALSQMGYNLSPQFTQLLVSRYCPRSANPAMQLDRFIQVCTQLQVLTEAFREKDTAVQGNIRLSFEDFVTMTASRML; the protein is encoded by the exons GGCTGCCCAGGAGCTGCGGGACAAGCACCAGGAGCCCCTCCGGGTAGCTACTACCCTGGACCCCCCAATAGTGGAGGGCAGTATGGTAGTGGGCTACCCCCTGGTGGTGGTTATGGGGGTCCTGCCCCTGGAGGGCCTTATGGACCACCAGCTGGTGGAGGGCCCTATGGACACCCCAATCCTGGGATGTTCCCCTCTGGAACTCCAGGAGGACCATATGGCGGTGCAGCTCCAGGGGGCCCCTATGGTCAGCCACCTCCAAGTTCCTACGGTGCCCAGCAGCCTGGGCTTTATGGACAGG GTGGCACCCCTCCCAATGTGGATCCTGAGGCCTACTCCTGGTTCCAGTCGGTGGACTCAGATCACAGTGGCTATATCTCCATGAAGGAGCTAAAGCAGGCCCTGGTCAACTGCAATTGGTCCTCATTCAATGATGAGACCTGCCTCATGATGATAA ACATGTTTGACAAGACCAAGTCAGGCCGCATCGATGTCTACGGCTTCTCAGCCCTGTGGAAATTCATCCAGCAGTGGAGGAACCTCTTCCAGCAGTATGACCGGGACCACTCAGGCTCCATTAGCTACACAGAGCTGCAGCAAG CTCTGTCCCAAATGGGCTACAACCTGAGCCCCCAGTTCACCCAGCTTCTGGTCTCCCGCTACTGCCCACGCTCTGCCAATCCTGCCATGCAGCTTGACCGCTTCATCCAGGTGTGCACCCAGCTGCAGGTGCTGACAGAGGCCTTCCGGGAGAAGGACACAGCTGTACAAGGCAACATTCGGCTCAGCTTCGAGGACTTCGTCACCATGACAGCTTCTCGGATGCTATGA
- the PEF1 gene encoding peflin isoform X2 — MFPSGTPGGPYGGAAPGGPYGQPPPSSYGAQQPGLYGQGGTPPNVDPEAYSWFQSVDSDHSGYISMKELKQALVNCNWSSFNDETCLMMINMFDKTKSGRIDVYGFSALWKFIQQWRNLFQQYDRDHSGSISYTELQQALSQMGYNLSPQFTQLLVSRYCPRSANPAMQLDRFIQVCTQLQVLTEAFREKDTAVQGNIRLSFEDFVTMTASRML, encoded by the exons ATGTTCCCCTCTGGAACTCCAGGAGGACCATATGGCGGTGCAGCTCCAGGGGGCCCCTATGGTCAGCCACCTCCAAGTTCCTACGGTGCCCAGCAGCCTGGGCTTTATGGACAGG GTGGCACCCCTCCCAATGTGGATCCTGAGGCCTACTCCTGGTTCCAGTCGGTGGACTCAGATCACAGTGGCTATATCTCCATGAAGGAGCTAAAGCAGGCCCTGGTCAACTGCAATTGGTCCTCATTCAATGATGAGACCTGCCTCATGATGATAA ACATGTTTGACAAGACCAAGTCAGGCCGCATCGATGTCTACGGCTTCTCAGCCCTGTGGAAATTCATCCAGCAGTGGAGGAACCTCTTCCAGCAGTATGACCGGGACCACTCAGGCTCCATTAGCTACACAGAGCTGCAGCAAG CTCTGTCCCAAATGGGCTACAACCTGAGCCCCCAGTTCACCCAGCTTCTGGTCTCCCGCTACTGCCCACGCTCTGCCAATCCTGCCATGCAGCTTGACCGCTTCATCCAGGTGTGCACCCAGCTGCAGGTGCTGACAGAGGCCTTCCGGGAGAAGGACACAGCTGTACAAGGCAACATTCGGCTCAGCTTCGAGGACTTCGTCACCATGACAGCTTCTCGGATGCTATGA